In Flavobacterium gelatinilyticum, a genomic segment contains:
- a CDS encoding WG repeat-containing protein: MALVKKNSKIGYISKDGSFKIEPQYKSARSFSEGLAAVENGGKWGYIDSKGSWVIPADFKDAKDFNNGIAIVQKDKEWVYINTKGEIQKAPASEKLYDFNDGVAFIKQNNKIGLINNKMAVVLEPKYDMIKPFENGFARVELNKNWGIINTDGKELVEPAYSEIGNYFKSTTWARKDKTFGLVIGGKFVPVDGAEKIWDFETQDLTFAKKNGKIGYIDLRGNWAILPIYDKGKAFSKNMAPVLVGKKWGFINPEGKFIIEPTYSDAEVFSTNGLAPVKESNWGFINESGKLVIPTQYGITTNAIIAMFTDQEKGFIGGVARVKNEGKWGFLKPDGTVLGNQWFENAELFSKSAEKTAKTETVQEKPKQEAKAETKTKPAAKPAAKKKK, translated from the coding sequence TTGGCATTAGTTAAAAAGAATTCAAAAATTGGATATATTTCCAAAGACGGATCTTTTAAAATCGAACCTCAATACAAATCAGCCAGAAGTTTTTCTGAAGGTTTAGCAGCTGTTGAAAACGGCGGCAAATGGGGATATATAGACTCTAAAGGAAGCTGGGTAATTCCTGCTGATTTTAAAGATGCCAAAGATTTTAACAACGGAATAGCAATCGTACAGAAAGATAAGGAATGGGTTTATATTAATACAAAAGGAGAAATCCAGAAAGCACCCGCTTCTGAAAAATTATATGATTTTAATGACGGTGTGGCTTTTATCAAACAAAACAATAAAATAGGGCTTATCAATAACAAAATGGCTGTGGTTTTAGAACCAAAGTACGATATGATCAAACCTTTTGAAAATGGTTTTGCAAGGGTCGAACTAAACAAAAACTGGGGAATTATTAATACCGACGGAAAAGAATTGGTAGAACCTGCTTATTCAGAAATTGGGAATTATTTTAAAAGTACAACCTGGGCCAGAAAAGACAAAACTTTCGGACTTGTAATTGGCGGAAAATTTGTTCCGGTTGATGGTGCTGAAAAAATATGGGATTTTGAAACTCAGGATCTCACATTTGCCAAAAAGAACGGAAAAATCGGGTATATTGATTTAAGAGGAAACTGGGCAATTCTTCCAATTTATGACAAAGGAAAAGCTTTTTCAAAAAATATGGCTCCGGTTCTGGTTGGAAAAAAATGGGGATTCATTAATCCGGAAGGAAAATTTATAATTGAACCAACGTACAGTGATGCCGAAGTTTTCAGTACAAACGGCCTTGCGCCTGTAAAAGAAAGCAATTGGGGATTCATTAACGAATCCGGCAAACTGGTAATCCCAACACAATACGGCATTACTACAAATGCTATTATTGCCATGTTTACAGATCAGGAAAAAGGATTTATAGGCGGAGTAGCAAGAGTAAAAAACGAAGGCAAATGGGGTTTTCTTAAACCAGATGGAACTGTTTTAGGAAATCAGTGGTTTGAAAATGCCGAATTGTTTTCTAAATCTGCCGAAAAAACTGCCAAAACCGAAACAGTTCAGGAAAAACCAAAACAGGAAGCAAAAGCTGAAACTAAAACAAAACCTGCGGCGAAACCTGCAGCGAAAAAAAAGA
- a CDS encoding aldose epimerase family protein, with protein sequence MEIKHKSHFQDTSFFKSFGLMPDGSEIFVFELQNKNGMKAEILNYGAAVKSIQIPVDGKLVDVVLGFDSLQSYLESYNLPSAPYFGTTVGRYAGRIHNGVFSLNGKTYELAKNNNGNSLHGGNLGFCKKAWIVSNQTSGENPSVTFTLVSEDGDENYPGELTVDLTYTLTEENELKLEYKAVSTEDTVINLTHHSYFNLDGHDGNVLNQKVFVESEKILETDSDNIPTGNFTDLNNHKFDFRSPQQCPESIDNSFVVEKTNHAAAAVLYSSKNNLKMDVYTDQPSVHIYVGGNCFDILKGKNNTTYHKTSGICFETQNFPDAPNQKHFPNSVLKKGEEYTQKTIYKFENIS encoded by the coding sequence ATGGAAATAAAACATAAATCACATTTTCAGGATACATCTTTTTTTAAATCTTTTGGTTTAATGCCGGATGGCAGCGAAATTTTTGTTTTTGAACTGCAAAACAAAAACGGAATGAAAGCTGAAATACTTAATTACGGAGCAGCTGTAAAATCGATACAAATTCCGGTCGATGGAAAACTGGTTGATGTTGTTTTAGGTTTCGATTCTCTCCAGTCGTATTTAGAATCCTATAATCTGCCAAGTGCCCCTTACTTTGGAACTACAGTTGGCCGATATGCCGGAAGAATTCACAACGGCGTTTTTTCTTTAAACGGAAAAACCTATGAACTGGCGAAAAACAATAATGGTAATTCGCTTCATGGCGGTAATTTGGGTTTCTGCAAAAAGGCATGGATTGTAAGCAATCAGACTTCGGGAGAAAATCCATCAGTCACTTTTACGCTTGTAAGTGAAGACGGAGACGAAAATTATCCGGGCGAACTTACAGTGGATTTAACCTATACCCTAACAGAAGAAAATGAATTGAAACTGGAATACAAAGCGGTTTCTACAGAAGATACGGTTATAAATTTAACGCATCACAGTTATTTTAATCTTGACGGTCATGACGGAAATGTTCTTAACCAAAAGGTTTTTGTTGAGTCTGAAAAAATACTGGAAACAGATTCAGATAATATTCCAACCGGAAATTTTACGGATCTTAACAATCATAAATTCGATTTCAGATCGCCGCAGCAATGTCCGGAATCTATCGACAATTCGTTTGTAGTAGAAAAAACAAATCATGCTGCTGCTGCTGTCTTATACAGCTCTAAAAACAACCTGAAAATGGATGTTTACACAGATCAGCCAAGTGTACATATATATGTAGGCGGTAATTGTTTTGATATTTTAAAAGGAAAAAACAATACTACATACCACAAAACAAGCGGTATTTGCTTTGAAACTCAAAACTTTCCAGATGCACCTAACCAAAAGCATTTCCCAAATTCTGTTTTGAAAAAAGGCGAAGAATACACACAGAAAACCATTTACAAGTTCGAAAATATAAGCTAA
- a CDS encoding NAD(P)/FAD-dependent oxidoreductase translates to MTKEFVDVLVIGAGPSGCVSASYLHKNNVKVKVVEKTKFPRLVVGESLIPRVMDHFAEAELFEALDSMNFEKKLGARFIRGEEICVFDFSKKFGEGWDWTWQVPRADFDNTMAQEVVRKGIDLEFETEVLEVSFEGKKSKTIVKDKDGNLKEIHADFIIDSSGYGRVLPRLLDLDTPSKLDPHSSIFTHVKDINREEGEEGTQISFDILETEVWLWVIPFSNGNTSLGVVGPTDFINSLSENKDNAEALRNAIQKSDYYIKRFKGTEFLFEPVKLENYSRAVKRMYGDGFALTGNSSEFLDPVFSSGVAFATESGMLAAKLYLKESQGIPVDWEEEFTQYMKRGIAVFTTYVQEWYTGNLQTLFFHQPENPEVKEKICAVLAGYVWDEENSFVKKHDHVIANMAYLLNMQKEQSSE, encoded by the coding sequence ATGACAAAGGAGTTTGTAGATGTTTTAGTCATTGGGGCAGGACCCTCAGGATGTGTTTCTGCATCATATCTTCATAAAAATAATGTAAAAGTAAAAGTTGTAGAAAAAACAAAGTTTCCGAGACTTGTGGTTGGCGAAAGTTTAATTCCTCGTGTAATGGATCATTTTGCTGAAGCTGAGCTTTTTGAAGCTCTTGATTCTATGAATTTTGAAAAAAAGCTAGGTGCCCGTTTTATCAGGGGAGAAGAAATATGTGTTTTTGACTTCAGTAAAAAATTTGGAGAAGGCTGGGACTGGACCTGGCAGGTGCCGCGTGCTGATTTTGACAATACTATGGCTCAGGAAGTAGTTCGTAAAGGTATTGATCTGGAATTTGAAACCGAAGTTTTGGAAGTTTCTTTTGAAGGAAAAAAATCAAAAACTATCGTAAAAGATAAAGACGGAAATTTAAAAGAAATCCACGCTGATTTTATTATCGATTCCAGCGGATACGGACGTGTTTTACCAAGACTTTTAGATTTGGATACGCCGTCTAAATTAGATCCGCATTCATCTATTTTTACTCATGTAAAAGACATTAACAGAGAAGAAGGCGAAGAGGGAACTCAAATTTCATTTGATATTCTGGAAACCGAAGTCTGGCTTTGGGTAATTCCGTTCTCAAACGGAAATACAAGTTTAGGAGTTGTTGGTCCAACAGATTTTATCAATTCGCTTTCTGAAAATAAAGATAATGCTGAGGCTTTGCGAAATGCCATTCAGAAATCTGATTATTATATCAAAAGATTTAAAGGAACAGAATTTTTATTTGAACCTGTAAAGCTTGAAAACTATTCAAGAGCGGTAAAAAGAATGTACGGTGATGGTTTTGCCTTAACCGGAAATAGTTCTGAATTCCTTGATCCTGTATTTTCATCAGGTGTAGCTTTTGCAACTGAGTCCGGAATGCTGGCTGCAAAATTATATTTGAAAGAATCACAAGGAATTCCTGTTGATTGGGAGGAAGAATTCACGCAATACATGAAACGCGGAATTGCAGTTTTTACTACTTATGTACAAGAATGGTACACAGGAAACCTGCAGACGTTGTTTTTCCATCAGCCCGAAAACCCGGAAGTAAAAGAAAAAATATGCGCTGTTTTAGCGGGTTATGTCTGGGACGAAGAAAATTCATTCGTCAAAAAACACGATCACGTAATAGCCAATATGGCGTATTTACTAAATATGCAAAAAGAACAAAGCTCTGAATAA
- a CDS encoding HAL/PAL/TAL family ammonia-lyase, whose translation MNTINEFLSLEEFEAIIFGNQKVTISEVVLNRVNESFNFLKEFSGNKVIYGVNTGFGPMAQYRIKESDQIQLQYNLIRSHSSGTGKPLSPACAKAAILARLNTLSLGNSGVHPSVIHLMAELINKDITPLIFEHGGVGASGDLVQLSHLALVLIGEGEVFYKGDRRPTQEVFEIEGLKPIQVEIREGLALINGTSVMTGIGVVNIHHAKKLLDWSLKSSCAINELVQAYDDHFSAELNQTKRHKGQQEVAAQMRKNLSDSTLIRKREDHLYSGENTEEIFKEKVQEYYSLRCVPQILGPVLETINNVASILEDEFNSANDNPIIDVKNKHVYHGGNFHGDYISLEMDKLKIVITKLTMLAERQLNYLLNSKINELLPPFVNLGTLGFNFGMQGVQFTATSTTAESQMLSNPMYVHSIPNNNDNQDIVSMGTNSAVITSKVIENAFEVLAIEMITIVQAIDYLGQKDKVSSVTKKWYDDVRQIIPTFKEDQVMYPFVQNVKDYLINS comes from the coding sequence ATGAATACAATTAATGAATTTCTAAGTTTAGAAGAATTCGAGGCAATAATCTTTGGAAATCAAAAAGTTACAATTAGCGAAGTGGTTCTAAACCGAGTGAACGAAAGCTTTAATTTTCTAAAAGAATTCTCCGGAAACAAAGTAATTTACGGCGTAAATACCGGATTTGGGCCTATGGCTCAGTACAGAATTAAAGAATCCGATCAAATTCAGCTTCAATATAACTTAATCCGAAGCCACTCTTCCGGAACAGGAAAACCTTTAAGTCCGGCTTGTGCTAAAGCAGCGATATTAGCTAGATTGAATACACTTTCATTAGGAAATTCAGGAGTTCATCCTTCTGTAATTCATTTAATGGCAGAGTTAATCAACAAAGATATTACACCTCTTATTTTCGAACACGGCGGTGTTGGGGCAAGCGGCGATTTAGTTCAGTTATCACACTTAGCTTTAGTTTTAATTGGCGAAGGCGAAGTTTTTTATAAAGGAGACAGAAGACCAACTCAGGAAGTTTTTGAAATTGAAGGTTTAAAACCAATTCAGGTAGAAATCAGAGAAGGTCTGGCGTTAATCAACGGAACTTCTGTAATGACCGGAATTGGCGTTGTAAATATTCATCATGCCAAAAAATTATTAGACTGGTCATTAAAATCTTCATGTGCAATCAATGAACTGGTTCAGGCATATGATGATCATTTCTCTGCCGAATTAAACCAGACAAAACGCCATAAAGGACAACAGGAAGTGGCAGCGCAGATGCGTAAAAATCTTTCCGACAGTACTTTGATCCGTAAAAGAGAAGACCATTTATATTCTGGTGAAAATACCGAGGAAATCTTCAAAGAAAAAGTTCAGGAATATTATTCTTTAAGATGTGTTCCTCAAATTCTTGGGCCGGTTTTAGAAACTATCAACAATGTAGCTTCTATTCTGGAAGACGAGTTTAACTCTGCAAATGACAACCCGATTATCGACGTTAAAAACAAACACGTTTATCACGGAGGAAATTTCCACGGAGATTATATTTCGCTGGAAATGGATAAACTGAAAATCGTTATTACCAAATTAACGATGCTGGCAGAACGTCAGTTGAATTATTTATTAAATTCAAAAATCAACGAATTACTGCCTCCTTTTGTAAATTTAGGAACATTAGGATTTAATTTCGGAATGCAGGGTGTACAGTTTACCGCAACCTCAACCACTGCCGAAAGCCAGATGTTATCGAACCCAATGTACGTACACAGCATCCCGAACAATAACGACAATCAGGATATTGTAAGTATGGGAACAAATTCGGCTGTAATTACATCAAAAGTGATCGAAAATGCGTTTGAAGTATTAGCAATCGAGATGATCACCATTGTTCAGGCAATTGATTATTTAGGACAAAAAGACAAAGTTTCATCTGTAACCAAAAAATGGTACGATGATGTCCGCCAAATAATTCCAACATTTAAGGAAGATCAGGTTATGTATCCTTTTGTTCAAAACGTAAAAGATTATCTGATTAACAGTTAA
- the galK gene encoding galactokinase yields MNEILIQNTTAFFEKSFGSAPQKVVLSPGRINIIGEHIDYNDGYVLPAAIDKVICFAFEKNNTKTSKIIAIDLNEEFEIDLTAKVELNDVVWTNYIRGVIKQLQDNGFSFEGFNCVFSSNIPVGSGLSSSAALECGMIFGIKSLFDLKIEKVDIALLGQKAEHWVGINCGIMDQFSSVHGLENKVIKLDCNTLDFEYHNADFKDYSLVLFDSNVKHSLFTSEYNTRRIECEEGLSIIKSNFPEVKSFRDASEEQVLSLKDKMSAKVFSRVHFVVKEINRVVKACEALDQGNIELLGQLLFDTHYGLSQEYEVSCAELDMLVDTAKADDSIIGSRLMGGGFGGCTINLIKKGHENEVKSKFSNLYLDTFGIELKFYDVKISNGTTLL; encoded by the coding sequence ATGAATGAAATTTTAATACAAAACACCACTGCTTTTTTTGAAAAGTCTTTTGGGTCTGCTCCTCAAAAAGTAGTTCTTTCTCCTGGAAGAATTAATATCATTGGAGAACATATTGATTATAATGACGGTTACGTACTGCCTGCCGCTATTGATAAAGTAATTTGTTTTGCTTTCGAAAAAAACAATACAAAGACATCAAAAATCATTGCAATCGACTTAAATGAAGAGTTTGAAATCGATTTGACTGCCAAAGTTGAGCTTAATGATGTGGTTTGGACCAATTATATCCGTGGTGTAATTAAGCAATTACAGGATAACGGATTTTCTTTTGAAGGATTTAACTGCGTTTTCAGCAGTAACATTCCGGTTGGTTCAGGATTGTCATCTTCGGCTGCTTTAGAGTGCGGGATGATCTTCGGCATTAAATCTCTTTTTGATTTAAAAATTGAAAAAGTCGATATAGCATTATTAGGACAAAAAGCAGAACACTGGGTAGGTATCAACTGCGGTATTATGGACCAGTTTTCCAGCGTACACGGTCTTGAAAATAAAGTAATAAAATTAGACTGCAATACACTGGATTTTGAATATCACAATGCTGATTTCAAAGATTATTCGCTTGTTTTGTTTGACAGTAATGTAAAACATTCTCTTTTTACATCTGAATACAACACCCGCAGAATCGAATGTGAAGAAGGTTTATCGATTATAAAAAGTAATTTTCCTGAAGTAAAAAGTTTTAGGGATGCTTCTGAAGAACAGGTTTTGAGTCTTAAAGATAAAATGAGCGCAAAAGTTTTCAGCCGTGTTCATTTTGTTGTAAAAGAAATCAACCGCGTTGTAAAAGCCTGCGAAGCCCTGGATCAGGGAAATATAGAACTATTAGGACAATTGCTGTTTGATACTCATTACGGATTATCTCAGGAATATGAGGTAAGCTGCGCTGAACTTGACATGCTTGTAGACACGGCAAAAGCCGATGATTCGATCATAGGATCGCGTCTTATGGGAGGCGGATTTGGAGGCTGCACCATAAATTTAATAAAAAAAGGTCACGAAAATGAGGTAAAAAGTAAGTTTTCAAATCTTTATTTAGATACATTTGGGATTGAATTAAAATTCTATGATGTAAAAATCTCAAATGGAACAACATTACTTTAA
- a CDS encoding sodium/sugar symporter, with product MNQNLSFADYAVFIIYFIVVSVYGYTVYRKRKQDEQDAKAYFLAEGNLTWWAIGASLIASNISAEQFIGMSGEGFFLGIAVAAYEWLAAVALIIVAVWFIPVYLKNKIYTMPQFLKTRYNESTALIMAVFWLFLYVFVNLTSILYLGAVAINGLAGGEYLHVIMVGLAVFALFISLGGMKVVAYTDVIQVAVLIIGGLVTSYIALTTVGEYFGVGQDAIAGFKVLMREAPEHFKMIIPEPTATSSQEEINKYLTFPGLMSYVAGIWIINLNYWGCNQYITQRALGADLQTARTGILFAGMLKLLMPLIVMLPGIAAYVLYTNGHLPQLVGGKDGAYSAVLTFLPTGLKGLSVAALTAAIVASLAGKVNSISTIYTLDIHKKYIQKEAGEKQQVNIGRIAVFAAMLLAVLFTWNDILGIGGVGGFTYIQKYTGFISPGVFAMFFLGMFWKRTTGAAAIVGVILGFVLSVLFNEYAPALFGNETLLYTAYPNGKGAFEIPFHICMGLSFFITMLVMILMSFAGPKVNPKAFETEPGMFKVKPQTTVLIVITMLIIVALYVKFW from the coding sequence ATGAACCAAAACCTCTCCTTCGCAGATTATGCGGTTTTTATTATCTATTTTATTGTAGTCTCTGTCTACGGCTACACCGTTTACCGCAAGCGTAAACAAGACGAGCAGGACGCTAAAGCATACTTTTTGGCCGAAGGTAACTTAACCTGGTGGGCTATTGGGGCTTCATTAATTGCTTCTAACATCTCAGCAGAACAATTCATCGGAATGAGCGGTGAAGGTTTCTTTTTAGGAATCGCTGTTGCAGCTTACGAATGGCTTGCAGCTGTTGCTCTTATTATTGTTGCCGTATGGTTCATTCCTGTATATCTTAAAAATAAGATTTACACTATGCCACAATTCTTAAAAACACGTTATAACGAGTCTACTGCACTTATTATGGCTGTTTTCTGGTTGTTTTTATACGTTTTCGTAAACTTAACTTCTATTTTATATTTAGGAGCTGTAGCCATCAACGGATTAGCGGGAGGTGAATATCTTCACGTAATTATGGTTGGTTTAGCAGTATTTGCTTTGTTCATTTCGTTAGGAGGAATGAAAGTGGTTGCTTATACTGACGTTATTCAGGTTGCCGTGTTAATCATTGGAGGTTTAGTAACTTCTTATATCGCTCTTACTACTGTTGGAGAATATTTTGGCGTGGGCCAGGATGCTATCGCAGGTTTCAAAGTCTTAATGAGAGAAGCCCCTGAGCATTTCAAAATGATTATTCCGGAACCAACTGCCACTTCATCTCAGGAAGAAATCAATAAATATTTAACTTTCCCTGGTTTAATGTCTTATGTTGCCGGTATCTGGATCATTAACTTAAACTATTGGGGATGTAACCAGTACATTACACAAAGAGCTCTTGGTGCAGATTTACAAACAGCCCGTACTGGAATTTTATTTGCCGGTATGTTAAAATTATTAATGCCGCTTATCGTAATGCTTCCGGGTATTGCTGCTTATGTTTTATATACAAACGGACATTTACCTCAATTAGTTGGAGGAAAAGACGGTGCTTACTCTGCTGTATTAACATTCCTTCCAACCGGATTAAAAGGACTTTCTGTTGCGGCTTTAACTGCTGCGATCGTAGCTTCATTAGCTGGAAAAGTAAACAGTATCTCTACTATCTATACTTTAGATATTCATAAAAAATACATCCAGAAAGAAGCCGGCGAAAAACAACAGGTAAACATTGGTAGAATTGCCGTTTTTGCTGCTATGCTTTTAGCAGTATTATTTACATGGAATGATATCTTAGGAATTGGCGGTGTCGGCGGATTCACTTATATCCAGAAATATACAGGATTCATCAGCCCTGGAGTATTTGCAATGTTCTTCCTTGGTATGTTCTGGAAAAGAACTACAGGAGCAGCTGCAATTGTGGGTGTAATTTTAGGATTTGTATTATCTGTTTTATTCAACGAATATGCTCCGGCTTTATTCGGAAACGAAACACTTTTATATACAGCTTATCCTAACGGAAAAGGCGCTTTCGAAATTCCATTCCATATTTGTATGGGATTATCATTCTTCATCACCATGTTAGTAATGATCTTAATGAGTTTCGCAGGACCAAAAGTTAACCCTAAAGCATTCGAGACTGAACCTGGAATGTTTAAAGTTAAACCACAAACAACGGTTTTAATTGTTATTACAATGTTGATTATCGTAGCATTATACGTTAAATTCTGGTAA
- a CDS encoding UDP-glucose--hexose-1-phosphate uridylyltransferase gives MKNFDINEDPHRRFNPLINEWVLVSPHRAKRPWQGQNETISTESLPKYDETCYLCPGNVRANGVSNPAYKNSFVFDNDFAAMKQDEIIFEEDIKHTFFKAKPEQGISRVVCFSPRHDLTLPEMEVADIENIVRTWQKEYTDLGSIKYINHVQIFENKGSVMGCSNPHPHGQIWAQSSLPTQVEKTHNSLKAYYDKNQRTLLEDYVQAELRVGTRVVLENDHFVALVPFWAIWPYETMIVSKKAISKITDFNADEVKAYAKILKQLTIKYDNLFSTSFPYSSGIHQAPTDGFDHPEWHFHMHFYPPLLRSATVKKFMVGYEMMGESQRDITPEKSAEILRQQAEIHYKAAVKID, from the coding sequence ATGAAAAATTTTGACATTAACGAAGATCCGCACAGACGTTTTAATCCGCTAATCAACGAATGGGTTTTAGTATCACCTCATCGCGCAAAACGTCCGTGGCAGGGACAAAATGAAACTATTTCTACAGAATCACTTCCTAAATACGACGAGACATGTTATTTATGTCCGGGAAATGTTCGTGCAAATGGCGTAAGCAACCCTGCATATAAAAACAGTTTTGTTTTTGATAATGATTTTGCCGCAATGAAACAGGACGAAATTATTTTTGAAGAAGATATTAAACATACTTTTTTTAAAGCAAAACCGGAACAGGGAATTTCGAGAGTAGTTTGTTTTTCACCAAGACATGATCTTACGCTTCCTGAAATGGAAGTTGCCGATATCGAAAACATTGTAAGAACCTGGCAGAAAGAATATACAGATCTTGGAAGTATTAAATACATCAACCACGTTCAGATTTTTGAAAATAAAGGAAGTGTTATGGGATGCAGCAACCCGCACCCGCACGGACAAATCTGGGCACAGTCATCACTGCCTACTCAGGTTGAGAAAACGCACAACAGCTTAAAAGCCTATTACGATAAAAACCAAAGAACGCTTTTAGAAGATTACGTTCAGGCCGAATTAAGAGTAGGAACCCGAGTTGTACTCGAAAACGATCATTTCGTGGCATTGGTTCCGTTCTGGGCAATCTGGCCTTACGAAACAATGATTGTAAGTAAAAAAGCCATCAGTAAAATCACTGATTTTAATGCTGATGAAGTTAAGGCTTATGCTAAAATCTTAAAGCAATTAACGATTAAATACGATAATTTATTCAGCACCTCGTTCCCGTATTCATCAGGAATCCATCAGGCACCAACAGATGGTTTTGATCATCCGGAATGGCATTTCCACATGCATTTTTACCCGCCTTTGTTACGTTCGGCTACGGTAAAAAAATTCATGGTAGGGTACGAAATGATGGGAGAATCGCAAAGAGATATTACTCCTGAAAAAAGTGCCGAAATTTTAAGGCAGCAGGCTGAAATACATTATAAAGCAGCAGTAAAAATTGACTAA